The following proteins are co-located in the Paenibacillus sp. JNUCC32 genome:
- a CDS encoding DUF4179 domain-containing protein: protein MGQLPEQTEYAEMNALEQRIRESSLPRSMSDQIMNRIGEREMTRLSTKPKPNVIKRAILVASAAAVLGGTVIGSGFVSPVMAATLKQIPVLGVLYEGTSEDAVKAAIEQGILSEPNLSLTHDGVTLKVADLLYDGTRLSFILEREGVDLPGTASPYISEDATLIGNQDSEYVKSRKVAKEDQEKGYIEMPRILVDGQEVAMGEGTFGDYPQQDNAYIVELTKGLKLPDQFELTIQANVTQVNETFEFKIPVNVANPSIVVKPDQATKSDGPFSYTVKQLDISPVSTRLVLDSKGEVPASAEQTGEYSASMVYYELVDDQGNVLSPRKFEYFHSEPQTEYHIDQLYSPLNGTPKSITIKPFTLTVNPKDWSVIGQDQDSVGDKTYLKDLEMTIPVKP, encoded by the coding sequence GTGGGACAATTGCCGGAACAAACGGAATACGCTGAGATGAATGCACTCGAACAAAGGATTCGCGAATCGTCTTTACCGAGAAGTATGAGTGATCAAATCATGAACCGAATTGGAGAGCGTGAAATGACAAGATTATCAACCAAACCTAAACCGAATGTTATTAAAAGAGCGATACTCGTTGCGTCCGCGGCAGCTGTGCTGGGAGGAACCGTGATCGGTTCGGGGTTTGTATCGCCGGTAATGGCAGCAACCCTGAAGCAAATTCCAGTGCTCGGTGTACTATACGAAGGAACCAGCGAAGATGCAGTGAAAGCCGCCATAGAGCAAGGGATCCTATCCGAACCTAACTTGAGCTTAACTCACGATGGCGTGACATTGAAGGTAGCTGACCTCCTATATGATGGAACCCGGTTGTCCTTTATCCTGGAGCGCGAGGGAGTGGATTTACCGGGTACAGCTTCTCCGTATATTAGCGAAGATGCTACGTTAATCGGTAATCAGGATAGTGAGTATGTTAAGTCGAGGAAAGTAGCTAAGGAAGATCAGGAAAAAGGCTATATCGAAATGCCGCGAATTCTGGTAGACGGACAAGAAGTGGCGATGGGCGAGGGGACCTTTGGAGATTATCCGCAACAGGACAATGCCTATATCGTTGAGCTTACCAAGGGTCTGAAATTACCCGATCAATTCGAGCTGACCATTCAGGCCAACGTAACTCAAGTGAACGAAACCTTCGAATTCAAGATTCCTGTAAATGTCGCTAATCCATCGATTGTCGTGAAGCCGGATCAGGCCACGAAATCGGATGGGCCATTCAGTTATACCGTCAAGCAATTGGATATTTCACCGGTATCGACCCGACTGGTTCTGGACAGTAAAGGCGAGGTGCCGGCTTCTGCAGAGCAAACAGGCGAATACAGCGCCAGCATGGTCTATTATGAGCTGGTGGATGATCAAGGAAATGTCCTGAGTCCAAGAAAATTCGAATATTTCCATAGCGAACCCCAAACCGAATATCATATCGACCAATTGTACAGTCCTCTGAACGGAACGCCGAAATCCATTACGATTAAGCCGTTTACGCTGACCGTCAATCCAAAGGATTGGAGTGTTATAGGGCAAGATCAGGATAGCGTAGGAGATAAAACCTATCTGAAGGATTTGGAAATGACCATTCCAGTCAAGCCGTAA
- a CDS encoding RNA polymerase sigma factor: MQPTIPGEAEGKRKAIEEVIEQVKAGDKHAYQAIIVQFERQMYTYCYYILKNHAETEDAVQEIFIRAYEHLHLYKRQVSFSAWLYKMAYHHLINIKRKQNRFLNLIEHYKEQQPVVTVSQHDSVVYELLTYLTAEERHILLLKAVEQYTFEEISGIMGLKSATIRKKYERLRHKLMDRISQKGEVARGTIAGTNGIR, encoded by the coding sequence TTGCAGCCAACCATCCCCGGGGAAGCGGAAGGAAAAAGAAAGGCCATCGAAGAGGTTATCGAACAAGTCAAAGCAGGAGACAAACATGCATATCAAGCGATCATCGTCCAGTTTGAACGGCAGATGTACACCTACTGCTACTATATTCTGAAGAACCATGCGGAGACGGAAGATGCCGTGCAAGAGATCTTTATCCGTGCTTATGAGCATCTTCATCTGTATAAGAGACAAGTATCCTTCTCTGCCTGGTTGTATAAAATGGCCTATCATCATCTGATCAATATTAAGAGAAAGCAGAATCGTTTTCTCAATCTGATCGAGCATTATAAAGAACAGCAGCCGGTGGTGACAGTATCCCAGCACGATTCGGTTGTGTACGAGCTCTTAACATACCTTACAGCAGAAGAACGCCATATATTGCTGCTCAAGGCCGTAGAACAGTATACCTTCGAGGAAATCAGCGGCATCATGGGACTCAAATCGGCAACGATCAGGAAAAAGTATGAACGCTTGCGTCATAAGTTAATGGACCGAATAAGCCAAAAAGGAGAGGTGGCACGTGGGACAATTGCCGGAACAAACGGAATACGCTGA
- a CDS encoding LysR family transcriptional regulator has translation MSINKFKVLVKVVELGSLTKAAEVMGFTQSGVSHMINSLEDEFGFSLLIRNRSGAKLTTNGEEIVKTMREILKWNEHLEQQVASIHGIELGTIHIGTFTSVGVHWLPGIIQDFRRDYPHIEIRLVEGDYREIEDWIAEGKIDCGFLSLPTWDTFDAIPLHQDPMLVLLPMEHPLSSEDSIALAQIENEPFIMPSKGSDYDVNRVLEKAPTKPDIKYTLGDDYAIMAMVEKGLGISILPELVLRGQRRNIRLIELKEKSFRSLGIAVSSLREVSPATKRFLNYVKSYPKL, from the coding sequence ATGAGTATTAATAAATTCAAAGTACTAGTAAAGGTCGTCGAGCTCGGAAGCTTGACCAAAGCCGCCGAAGTGATGGGATTTACGCAGTCCGGCGTCAGCCATATGATCAACAGCCTGGAAGATGAGTTCGGATTCTCGCTGCTGATTCGAAACCGTTCAGGCGCGAAGTTGACGACCAATGGCGAGGAGATCGTGAAGACGATGCGGGAAATATTGAAATGGAACGAGCATTTGGAGCAGCAGGTGGCTTCCATTCATGGAATCGAGCTGGGAACCATTCACATCGGCACCTTTACCAGCGTCGGCGTTCACTGGCTGCCTGGGATTATCCAGGATTTCCGGCGGGATTATCCCCATATCGAGATTCGTTTGGTCGAAGGAGATTATCGGGAAATTGAGGATTGGATCGCGGAGGGCAAAATTGATTGCGGCTTTCTGTCACTTCCGACGTGGGATACATTCGATGCGATTCCTCTGCATCAAGACCCGATGCTCGTACTGCTGCCAATGGAACATCCGCTTAGCTCCGAGGACTCCATTGCCTTAGCCCAAATTGAGAATGAACCGTTTATTATGCCAAGCAAAGGCTCCGATTACGATGTGAACCGGGTGCTGGAGAAAGCCCCGACCAAGCCGGATATCAAATATACGCTTGGAGACGATTATGCCATTATGGCCATGGTGGAGAAGGGCCTGGGCATCAGCATTCTTCCCGAACTTGTGCTGCGAGGGCAGCGGCGGAATATACGGCTGATCGAATTGAAGGAAAAGAGCTTCAGATCGCTTGGCATTGCGGTAAGCTCCTTGCGGGAAGTATCTCCGGCAACGAAACGATTCTTGAATTACGTTAAGAGTTACCCGAAGCTGTAG
- a CDS encoding DMT family transporter encodes MKPLKADLMILFITMCWGSSYLFMKMGLDSLGAFNLIALRFGLAFMLAGAIFFPRLRRANLKTIRYAMLLGFILFIMFTALTFGLKTTTASNAGFLISLTVVFVPLIHTFLFKKKIEKKLIVSILLALTGIALLTIQLPFAFKIGDLFCIAAALCYALHINIVSTAAQKVDALSLGILQLGFTGLYAFLSSLLLETPAWPSSTDSWTAVLILSVVCSGLGFIFQTIAQKYTTATRTGLVFSLEPVFAALFGYWFANEVMDSNQYAGAALVLLSVVLSSVDVNFRKRSAMKNRPVALESYSAEFK; translated from the coding sequence TTGAAACCGCTGAAGGCCGATCTTATGATTTTGTTTATCACCATGTGTTGGGGCTCGTCCTATCTTTTTATGAAAATGGGACTGGATTCGCTCGGAGCGTTCAATTTGATAGCCCTACGATTTGGATTGGCCTTTATGCTTGCAGGAGCGATTTTTTTCCCGCGCTTGCGCCGGGCTAACCTGAAGACGATCCGTTACGCCATGCTCCTGGGCTTTATTTTGTTTATCATGTTCACGGCCTTGACCTTTGGCCTGAAAACAACGACAGCATCCAATGCCGGGTTTCTGATCAGCTTAACGGTGGTGTTTGTCCCATTGATACATACGTTCCTCTTTAAGAAAAAAATAGAGAAGAAACTGATCGTCAGTATTTTACTTGCCTTAACGGGCATCGCGCTGCTGACCATCCAGCTCCCTTTTGCATTTAAGATCGGGGACCTGTTCTGCATAGCGGCGGCATTATGTTATGCGCTTCATATCAATATCGTCAGCACGGCTGCGCAGAAGGTCGACGCGTTAAGCCTCGGCATCCTGCAGCTGGGATTTACCGGATTGTATGCGTTCCTCTCGTCACTTCTCTTGGAAACACCGGCATGGCCAAGCTCCACCGACTCATGGACGGCTGTCCTGATCCTCAGCGTCGTATGCAGCGGATTGGGGTTCATCTTCCAGACGATCGCCCAGAAGTATACAACCGCCACCCGAACGGGTCTCGTATTTTCGCTGGAACCTGTATTCGCCGCGCTGTTCGGATACTGGTTTGCCAACGAGGTCATGGATTCCAACCAGTATGCAGGAGCTGCGCTTGTCCTTCTTAGCGTTGTTCTATCCAGCGTTGATGTGAACTTCAGGAAACGGTCGGCCATGAAAAACAGACCCGTTGCGTTGGAGTCCTATTCTGCTGAATTCAAGTAA
- a CDS encoding TerC family protein, whose protein sequence is MELLLEYGWVLLVLIALEGLLAADNALVLAIMVKHLPENQRKKALFYGLLGAFVFRIGSLFLISFLVDVWQVQAIGALYLLYISINHTLKHFIKGKKPTEDAKPKPDKPKKQSGFWMTVFKVEVADIAFAVDSILAAVALAVALPPSGLANIGGLDGGQFIVIFLGGFIGLIIMRFAASYFVKLLQQRPGLEVAAFLIVGWVGVKLAVITLAHPDVALIDHHFPESSIWKASFYIVLVLIAVIGWFGSSKEKVQDEDNAIKEVEEQQPGKTLQG, encoded by the coding sequence ATGGAGCTTTTATTGGAGTATGGATGGGTGCTGTTAGTGCTCATCGCACTGGAAGGATTGCTGGCGGCGGATAATGCGCTGGTCCTTGCCATCATGGTCAAACATTTACCGGAGAACCAGCGCAAAAAGGCTTTATTCTACGGGCTGCTCGGAGCCTTTGTGTTCCGGATCGGATCGCTGTTCTTAATCTCGTTCCTGGTGGATGTATGGCAGGTACAAGCCATCGGCGCACTCTATCTTCTTTACATTTCGATCAATCACACGTTGAAACACTTTATTAAAGGCAAGAAACCGACGGAAGACGCAAAACCGAAACCGGACAAGCCCAAGAAGCAATCCGGCTTCTGGATGACCGTCTTCAAGGTCGAAGTGGCGGACATCGCGTTTGCCGTAGACTCGATCCTCGCAGCCGTTGCGTTGGCTGTCGCATTGCCGCCAAGCGGATTGGCGAACATCGGCGGCCTGGACGGAGGTCAATTCATCGTCATCTTCCTGGGCGGATTCATTGGTTTGATCATCATGCGCTTTGCGGCATCCTACTTCGTGAAATTGCTGCAGCAGCGTCCCGGACTGGAAGTGGCGGCATTTCTGATTGTTGGTTGGGTAGGCGTCAAGCTTGCGGTGATTACCCTTGCACACCCTGATGTAGCCCTAATCGACCATCACTTCCCTGAGAGCTCGATCTGGAAGGCTTCCTTCTATATCGTTCTCGTGCTGATTGCCGTGATCGGATGGTTTGGCTCTTCGAAAGAGAAAGTGCAGGATGAAGACAATGCCATCAAGGAAGTGGAAGAACAACAGCCGGGCAAAACGCTGCAAGGCTAA